In a single window of the Nocardioides sp. L-11A genome:
- a CDS encoding amidohydrolase family protein: MRIDVHAHYFPTEYLDKLDEFGSDFTAVARGLRAGDDPGDIDDRLRMMDAAGVDMQVLSTTPQLPTFDDADRAVEAARLANDLYADLVRRHPDRFAGFATTPLPHGEAAAAEVARAMDELGMIGASIGTAVLDRTLADPEFEPLWAELNRRKAPLFIHASGRDADSPLISEHGLTWIVGAPFEDAIGVLHFVRAGITARYPDIKVIVAHLGGPIPFLAQRIDDNYAHWGQGFPELPSDIWKKMWWDTANFHAPSLRCSIDTFGADRIVLGSDFPYFQDDLYTRAVSYVEKSDLADDTVHGILDGNAVDLLGLGDS, encoded by the coding sequence GTGCGCATCGACGTCCACGCCCACTACTTCCCGACCGAGTACCTCGACAAGCTCGACGAGTTCGGGAGCGACTTCACGGCTGTCGCTCGCGGCCTGCGTGCGGGCGACGACCCGGGCGACATCGACGACCGGCTGCGGATGATGGACGCCGCGGGCGTCGACATGCAGGTGCTCTCGACGACGCCGCAGCTGCCGACCTTCGACGACGCCGACCGCGCCGTCGAGGCGGCCCGCCTGGCCAACGACCTGTACGCCGACCTGGTGCGCCGCCACCCCGACCGGTTCGCCGGCTTCGCCACCACGCCGCTCCCGCACGGCGAGGCCGCCGCCGCCGAGGTGGCGCGGGCGATGGACGAGCTGGGCATGATCGGTGCCTCGATCGGCACGGCCGTGCTGGACCGGACGCTCGCCGACCCGGAGTTCGAGCCGCTGTGGGCCGAGTTGAACCGGCGCAAGGCGCCGCTCTTCATCCACGCCTCGGGGCGCGACGCCGACTCCCCGCTGATCTCCGAGCACGGCCTGACCTGGATCGTCGGCGCGCCCTTCGAGGACGCGATCGGCGTGCTGCACTTCGTGCGCGCCGGGATCACCGCCCGCTACCCCGACATCAAGGTGATCGTGGCCCACCTGGGTGGCCCGATCCCGTTCCTCGCCCAGCGCATCGACGACAACTACGCGCACTGGGGACAGGGTTTCCCCGAGCTGCCCAGCGACATCTGGAAGAAGATGTGGTGGGACACGGCGAACTTCCACGCCCCCTCGCTGCGCTGCTCGATCGACACCTTCGGCGCCGACCGGATCGTGCTGGGCAGCGACTTCCCGTACTTCCAGGACGACCTCTACACGCGCGCGGTCTCCTACGTCGAGAAGTCCGATCTCGCCGACGACACCGTGCACGGGATCCTCGACGGCAATGCCGTCGACCTCCTGGGGCTCGGCGACAGCTGA
- a CDS encoding NAD(P)-dependent oxidoreductase has protein sequence MTDTALNVGWIGCGRMGAAMAGRLLEAGVSVTAWNRTRAKAEALVPRGALVADAVADLRDRDVVFTMVSTPADLKEVLLGAEGLLATEGALPQVVVDCSTVSIEASAEVRAACEKLGVEFLASPVSGNGRVAETGGLSLVASGPRATYDRVESLLVAIGKSATYAGEGEGARLVKIAHNLFLGVVTQSLAEITVLAEKGGVSRAAFLDFLNQSVMGSVFTRYKTPAFVNLDYTPTFTPILLRKDFDLGLAAARALDVPMPLAAQTAQLVQASVGSGRIEEDFAILLDLQAAASGIALESEAADITDGLGTGAE, from the coding sequence ATGACGGACACGGCCTTGAACGTTGGTTGGATCGGCTGCGGCCGGATGGGTGCGGCGATGGCGGGACGCCTGTTGGAGGCGGGCGTCTCCGTCACGGCCTGGAACCGGACCCGCGCCAAGGCGGAGGCGCTGGTGCCCCGGGGTGCCCTGGTCGCCGACGCGGTCGCCGACCTGCGTGACCGCGACGTCGTCTTCACCATGGTCTCGACGCCGGCCGACCTCAAGGAGGTGCTGCTCGGCGCCGAGGGCCTGCTCGCGACCGAGGGGGCCCTCCCGCAGGTGGTCGTCGACTGCTCGACGGTCTCGATCGAGGCGTCGGCCGAGGTGCGTGCGGCCTGCGAGAAGCTGGGCGTGGAGTTCCTCGCCTCGCCGGTCAGCGGCAACGGGCGGGTCGCCGAGACGGGCGGTCTGTCGCTGGTCGCGTCCGGCCCTCGGGCGACCTACGACCGGGTGGAGTCGCTGCTGGTCGCGATCGGCAAGAGCGCGACCTACGCCGGCGAGGGCGAGGGTGCCCGCCTGGTGAAGATCGCGCACAACCTCTTCCTCGGCGTCGTCACCCAGTCGCTCGCCGAGATCACCGTGCTGGCCGAGAAGGGCGGCGTCTCCCGGGCCGCCTTCCTCGACTTCCTCAACCAGAGCGTGATGGGCTCGGTCTTCACCCGGTACAAGACGCCGGCCTTCGTGAACCTCGACTACACCCCGACGTTCACCCCGATCCTGCTCCGCAAGGACTTCGACCTCGGGCTGGCGGCGGCGCGCGCGCTCGACGTACCGATGCCGCTCGCCGCGCAGACCGCCCAGTTGGTCCAGGCCTCCGTGGGCTCGGGCCGGATCGAGGAGGACTTCGCCATCCTGCTCGACCTGCAGGCCGCGGCCTCGGGCATCGCTCTGGAGTCGGAGGCCGCCGACATCACCGACGGTCTCGGCACCGGCGCGGAGTGA
- a CDS encoding Xaa-Pro peptidase family protein, whose product MTSPATTSGAPLHAPGHRAVDFETRVDFDRLRAYRLDRARAALESSDCGAFLLFDAYNIRYTTQTWIGGALPDKMTRYALLTRGGEPMLWDFGSAARHHQLFAPWLRPEDCHAGMLGMRGAIAPSAGLMVDAVRQIRGLLEDAGLAGAPVGVDLVEPPFLFEMQRQGLEVVDAQQLMLDARQIKSPDEIMLLTQAAAMVDGVYQDIVDVLRPGIRENDIVALANKRLYEMGSEQVEAINAVSGERCNPHPHNFTDRIIRPGDQAFFDIIHSFNGYRTCYYRTFSVGSATASQRSAYTRAREWMDASIEKIRPGVGTDEVALVWPAATEFGFADEMAAFGLQFGHGLGLGLHERPIISRLNSLREPVELRPGMVFALETYCPGEDGVSAARIEEEVVVTEDGCRLLTLFPAQDLFVANPY is encoded by the coding sequence GTGACGTCGCCGGCCACGACGAGTGGCGCCCCGCTGCACGCCCCCGGGCACCGCGCGGTCGACTTCGAGACCCGGGTCGACTTCGACCGGCTCCGGGCGTACCGGCTCGACCGCGCCCGCGCGGCGCTGGAGTCCAGCGACTGCGGTGCCTTCCTGCTGTTCGACGCCTACAACATCCGCTACACCACGCAGACCTGGATCGGCGGCGCGCTGCCGGACAAGATGACCCGGTACGCCCTGCTGACCCGGGGCGGCGAGCCGATGCTGTGGGACTTCGGGTCCGCGGCCCGGCACCACCAGCTGTTCGCGCCGTGGCTGCGTCCCGAGGACTGCCACGCCGGCATGCTCGGCATGCGTGGCGCGATCGCGCCCTCCGCCGGCCTGATGGTCGACGCCGTCCGGCAGATCAGGGGCCTGCTGGAGGACGCCGGCCTGGCCGGTGCCCCGGTCGGCGTCGACCTCGTCGAGCCGCCCTTCCTCTTCGAGATGCAGCGCCAGGGGCTGGAGGTCGTCGACGCCCAGCAGCTCATGCTCGACGCACGCCAGATCAAGTCGCCCGACGAGATCATGCTGCTCACCCAGGCCGCGGCCATGGTCGACGGCGTCTACCAGGACATCGTCGACGTGCTGCGCCCCGGCATCCGCGAGAACGACATCGTCGCCCTCGCCAACAAACGGCTCTACGAGATGGGCTCCGAGCAGGTCGAGGCGATCAACGCGGTCTCGGGGGAGCGGTGCAACCCGCACCCCCACAACTTCACCGACCGGATCATCCGGCCGGGCGACCAGGCGTTCTTCGACATCATCCACTCCTTCAACGGCTACCGGACCTGCTACTACCGCACCTTCAGCGTCGGCAGCGCCACCGCGAGCCAGCGCAGTGCCTACACCCGCGCCCGGGAGTGGATGGACGCCTCCATCGAGAAGATCCGCCCCGGTGTCGGGACCGACGAGGTGGCTCTGGTCTGGCCGGCCGCGACCGAGTTCGGCTTCGCCGACGAGATGGCGGCCTTCGGCCTGCAGTTCGGTCACGGGCTCGGCCTGGGCCTGCACGAGCGGCCGATCATCTCCCGGCTCAACAGTCTGCGCGAGCCGGTCGAGCTGCGGCCCGGGATGGTGTTCGCCCTCGAGACCTACTGCCCCGGTGAGGACGGCGTCTCGGCCGCCCGCATCGAGGAGGAGGTCGTCGTGACGGAGGACGGCTGCCGGCTGCTGACGCTCTTCCCGGCCCAGGACCTCTTCGTCGCCAACCCGTACTGA
- a CDS encoding NAD-dependent succinate-semialdehyde dehydrogenase, giving the protein MTPPTDLFIDGTFRPAASGRRFDVLDPATVAPIASVADGSVDDAMLAVAAADAAAAGWAATPPRERSRILLRAFDLMTERGEELARLISQENGKAMPDARGEVAYAAEFFRWYGEEAVRGLGTVGTAPAGANKILVLHQPVGVCVLVTPWNFPAAMATRKIGPALAAGCTVVLKPASDTPLTALAMAEILAEAGVPNGVVNVVTSRRSGAVVSAMLHDPRVRKVSFTGSTEVGRLLLHEAADCVVNTSMELGGNAPFLVFADADLDAAVDGAMIAKMRNAGSACTAANRFYVEAPVADEFAARLAARMEALRLGPGTDAASEVGPLVNEETVGKVDELVRGTVAAGARVLTGGRRPDRVGCYYEPTVLTDVPADAAILREEIFGPVAPIVTFTEEDEAVAAANDTEFGLVAYVFTGDLARGLRVSEALESGMIGLNRGIVSDPAAPFGGVKQSGIGREGGHEGMLDYLESKYVAVQW; this is encoded by the coding sequence GTGACACCGCCCACCGACCTCTTCATCGACGGCACCTTCCGGCCGGCCGCGAGCGGCCGCCGGTTCGACGTCCTCGACCCGGCCACGGTCGCGCCGATCGCCTCGGTGGCCGACGGGTCGGTCGATGACGCGATGCTGGCCGTCGCCGCCGCTGACGCGGCCGCCGCCGGTTGGGCGGCGACCCCGCCCCGTGAGCGCAGCCGGATCCTGCTGCGGGCCTTCGACCTGATGACCGAGCGCGGGGAGGAGCTGGCCCGGCTGATCTCCCAGGAGAACGGCAAGGCGATGCCGGACGCCCGGGGCGAGGTGGCCTACGCCGCCGAGTTCTTCCGTTGGTACGGCGAGGAGGCGGTCCGCGGCCTCGGCACCGTCGGCACCGCCCCGGCCGGTGCCAACAAGATCCTGGTGCTGCACCAGCCGGTCGGCGTGTGCGTGCTGGTCACCCCGTGGAACTTCCCGGCGGCGATGGCCACCCGCAAGATCGGACCGGCGCTCGCGGCGGGGTGCACGGTCGTCCTCAAGCCCGCCAGCGACACCCCGCTGACCGCGCTGGCCATGGCGGAGATCCTGGCCGAGGCCGGCGTACCGAACGGCGTGGTCAACGTCGTCACCTCCCGTCGCTCGGGCGCGGTCGTCTCTGCGATGCTGCACGACCCGCGGGTGCGCAAGGTGTCGTTCACCGGGTCCACCGAGGTCGGCCGGCTGCTGCTCCACGAGGCGGCCGACTGCGTCGTCAACACGTCCATGGAGCTCGGCGGCAACGCGCCCTTCCTGGTCTTCGCGGACGCCGACCTCGATGCGGCCGTCGACGGCGCCATGATCGCCAAGATGCGCAACGCGGGCTCGGCGTGCACCGCGGCCAACCGTTTCTACGTCGAGGCCCCGGTCGCCGACGAGTTCGCGGCGCGACTCGCCGCGCGGATGGAGGCGCTCCGGCTGGGTCCGGGCACCGATGCCGCCTCCGAGGTGGGGCCGTTGGTCAACGAGGAGACCGTCGGCAAGGTCGACGAGCTGGTCCGGGGGACGGTCGCCGCCGGCGCCCGGGTCCTCACCGGCGGCCGGCGGCCGGACCGGGTGGGCTGCTATTACGAGCCCACGGTGCTGACCGACGTACCGGCCGACGCAGCCATCCTGCGGGAGGAGATCTTCGGCCCGGTCGCGCCCATCGTGACCTTCACCGAGGAGGACGAGGCGGTCGCGGCGGCCAACGACACCGAGTTCGGACTGGTCGCCTATGTCTTCACCGGCGATCTCGCCCGCGGCCTGCGGGTCAGCGAGGCGCTGGAGTCCGGGATGATCGGGCTCAACCGCGGGATCGTCAGCGACCCGGCCGCGCCCTTCGGCGGT